One Salvia splendens isolate huo1 chromosome 22, SspV2, whole genome shotgun sequence DNA segment encodes these proteins:
- the LOC121787539 gene encoding E3 ubiquitin-protein ligase UPL3-like isoform X2, producing the protein METRSRKRAEASTSAALSGPTTRATKRSRLSATSAANATATTPPVSTRSRTATRSTAMDPNQEPSTASASTTRSRRGKNPTTNQNWENSNTNKDNTNSDKGKEKEPEHRHREAERSLGLNIDSHDGDDDDNDSEGGVGILHQNLTTASSALQGLLRKLGAGLDDLLPSSAMGSASSSHQSGRLKKILSGLRADGEEGKQVEALTQLCDMLSIGTEESLSTFSVDSFVPVLVGLLNHESNPDIMLFAARALTHLVDVLPSSCAAVVHYGAVSCFVARLLTIEYMDLAEQSLQALKKISQEHPTACLRAGALMAVLSYLDFFSTGVQRVALATAANMCKKLPSDASDFVMEAVPLLTNLLQYHDAKVLESASICLTRIAEAFASSPEKLDELCNHGLVTQAATLISSSIAGGGQASLSTSTYTGLIRLLSTCASGSPLGAKSLLLLGISGILKDILSGSGFASSMSVSPALSRPPEQIFEIVNLANELLPPLPQGTISLPVSSSFFMKGSLPKKGHAGSSNKPEDTNGKIQEVSNREKLLNDQPELLQHFGMDLLPVLVQVYGSSVNGPVRHKCLSVIGKLMYFSSVEFIQSLNNDTNISSFLAGVLAWKDPQVLVPALQIAEILMEKLPGTFSKMFVREGVVHAVDTLILTGSSSSSQPSSNDKDNDSISGSSRSRRNRRRGGNSASDANPTDDSKNSIPNSFEIPTANSSLRASVSACAKTFKEKYFPSDPEGSETAATEDLLRLKNLCTKLNLANDDHKTKSKGKSKASAARPSDLSVSKEEHLGESITEMLRELNRDDGVSTFEFIGSGVVASLLNYFTCGYFSKERVSEANLPRLREQAIKRYISFVSVSLPPTLDGGNVVPMGILVQKLQNALSSLERFPVVLSHASRSSGGNGRLSSGLSALSQPFKLRLCRAHGEKSLRDYSSNVVLIDPLASLAGVEDFLWPRVQRSESGQMPSVSAVNSESGTTPVGTGVSSPSASTPATQRHSTRSRTSVNIGDSSKKDSSVDKSSSSSKGKGKAVLKPNLEEGKGPQTRNASRRRAALDKDNEMKPVEGDTSSEDDELDISPVEIDEGLVIEDDEISDDDDDDDENDDVLGDDTLPLCMADEVHDVKLGESAESPVPAPSDGKNNPACSSSSRGSAEFRTGNSRGLRGGRDRRGRPLSGSKDSQRLIFTSGGRQLNRHLTIYQAIQRQLVLDEEDDDRLAGSDLLSTDGSRLWTDIYTITYQRADCQSERASLGAVGSGTPSKSAKANSSISGSDTAAHHVSLLDSILQGELPCDLERSNPTYNILVLLRVLEGLNQLAPRLRVQQAMGKFSEGKIPSLDGLVASGAKVPPEEFVNSKLTPKLARQIQDALALCSGSLPSWCYQLTKACPFLFPFETRRQYFYSTAFGLSRALYRLQQQQGADGHGSTGEREGRLGRLQRQKVRVSRNRILDSATKVMEMYSSQKAVLEVEYFGEVGTGLGPTLEFYTLLSHELQKSGLLLWRSGSSPGGPAMDTDGDKDVINMPLGLFPRPWAPNADTSDGSQFSKAIEYYRLLGRVMAKALQDGRLLDLPLSIAFYKLVLGHELDLHDIISFDTELGNTLQELQGLVFREQYLNSTGGYNPEELRFRGALIEDLCLDFSLPGYPDYVLKPGNDIVDASSLEDYISLVIDATIGTGIMRQMEAFRSGFNEVFDISTLQIFSPNELDYLLCGRRELWKAESLADHIKFDHGYTSKSPAIIYLLEIMGEFTPEQQRAFCQFVTGAPRLPPGGLAVLNPKLTIVRKHSSSMNTTQNNGSGASESADEDLPSVMTCANYLKLPPYSSKDVMYKKLLYAISEGQGSFDLS; encoded by the exons ATGGAAACTCGGAGCCGGAAGCGGGCGGAGGCATCCACCTCAGCAGCGTTATCGGGCCCCACTACACGCGCCACCAAACGCTCTCGCCTCTCCGCCACCTCCGCCGCGAACGCCACCGCTACCACCCCTCCGGTCTCGACGCGCTCTCGCACCGCCACTCGATCGACTGCCATGGACCCGAATCAGGAGCCTTCAACCGCCTCCGCGTCCACCACCCGCAGCCGCCGCGGGAAGAACCCTACCACTAATCAGAATTGGGAAAACAGTAATACTAACAAAGACAACACTAATTCGGATAAGGGTAAAGAGAAGGAGCCGGAACACAGGCATAGGGAAGCAGAGAGGAGCTTAGGGCTGAACATTGATTCCCACGATggggatgatgatgataatgacAGTGAGGGAGGAGTTGGAATTCTGCACCAGAATTTGACTACTGCTAGTAGTGCTCTTCAGGGTTTGTTGAGGAAGTTGGGGGCTGGATTAGACGACTTGCTTCCGAGCTCTGCTATGGGTTCGGCTTCGTCCTCTCATCAGAGCGGTCGGCTGAAGAAGATTCTGTCGGGGCTCAGAGCTGATGGCGAGGAAGGTAAGCAAGTAGAGGCGCTGACGCAGCTGTGCGATATGCTTTCAATAGGGACGGAGGAGTCCTTGAGCACTTTCTCGGTGGATTCTTTTGTTCCGGTGCTGGTGGGATTGCTTAACCATGAAAGTAATCCTGATATCATGCTTTTTGCTGCGAGGGCGCTGACTCACTTGGTGGATGTGTTGCCCTCCTCTTGTGCTGCAGTGGTGCATTATGGCGCTGTCTCTTGCTTTGTTGCGAGGCTTCTGACTATCGAATATATGGACTTGGCTGAACAG TCTCTGCAAGCTTTGAAAAAAATATCTCAAGAGCACCCAACTGCTTGCTTGCGGGCTGGTGCACTCATGGCTGTGCTTTCGTATCTCGACTTCTTCTCCACAGGGGTTCAG AGAGTTGCCTTGGCGACTGCTGCAAACATGTGCAAGAAGTTACCTTCTGATGCATCTGATTTTGTAATGGAAGCTGTGCCTTTGTTGACAAATCTCCTGCAGTATCATGATGCCAAG GTTCTAGAATCTGCATCTATTTGTCTGACTCGGATTGCTGAGGCATTTGCTTCATCACCAGAAAAGCTTGATGAACTCTGCAACCATGGTCTTGTTACACAAGCTGCTACACTTATTTCATCTAGCATTGCCGGAGGTGGTCAGGCTTCACTTAGCACTTCTACATACACG GGACTAATTCGGCTTCTTTCAACATGTGCAAGCGGTTCTCCTTTAGGAGCCAAGTCACTCCTCCTCCTTGGTATCAGTGGAATTCTGAAGGACATCTTATCTGGGTCTGGCTTTGCATCAAGCATGTCTGTTTCACCTGCTTTAAGCAGGCCCCCTGAGCAG ATATTTGAAATTGTGAACCTGGCAAATGAGCTTCTCCCGCCACTTCCTCAAGGAACAATATCTCTCCCTGTCAGTAGTAGTTTCTTTATGAAAGGGTCCCTTCCTAAGAAGGGTCATGCAGGAAGCTCTAACAAGCCAGAAGATACGAATGGGAAGATACAAGAGGTGTCAAATCGTGAGAAACTGTTAAATGATCAGCCTGAACTTCTGCAGCATTTTGGAATGGATCTCCTGCCTGTTCTGGTCCAG GTCTATGGTTCCAGTGTCAATGGTCCTGTTCGCCACAAGTGTCTATCAGTTATAGGAAAACTCATGTATTTCAGCTCAGTAGAATTTATCCAGTCATTGAATAATGACACAAACATTTCAAG TTTTTTAGCTGGGGTTTTGGCTTGGAAAGATCCACAAGTTCTGGTGCCCGCCCTTCAAATAGCAGAAATATTGATGGAAAAACTGCCTGGTACATTCTCTAAGATGTTTGTAAGGGAGGGTGTAGTGCATGCCGTGGACACATTGATACTAACAGGATCTAGTAGCAGTTCACAGCCATcttctaatgacaaagataATGATTCCATTTCTGGATCATCACGGTCTAGACGGAATAGACGACGTGGTGGTAATTCTGCTTCTGATGCAAATCCTACTGATGATTCTAAAAATTCTATACCGAATTCGTTTGAAATTCCAACTGCTAATTCAAGCCTGCGGGCATCAGTTAGTGCATGTGCAAAAACTTTTAAAGAGAAATATTTCCCTTCAGACCCAGAGGGTAGTGAAACTGCTGCAACAGAAGATCTACTCCGATTAAAGAATCTTTGCACGAAACTGAACTTGGCAAATGATGATCACAAAACTAAATCGAAGGGAAAATCTAAAGCATCTGCTGCCCGACCTTCTGATTTATCTGTTAGTAAAGAGGAACACCTGGGTGAGAGCATAACTGAGATGCTTCGAGAACTTAACAGAGATGATGGTGTGTCTACTTTTGAGTTTATTGGCAGTGGAGTTGTTGCCTCTTTGCTTAACTACTTCACATGTGGTTATTTCTCTAAGGAGAGGGTTTCTGAGGCAAATCTACCCAGGCTTAGAGAACAAGCAATCAAAAGATATATATCTTTTGTTTCTGTTTCTCTTCCTCCAACTTTAGATGGAGGAAATGTAGTTCCCATGGGCATTTTAGTTCAGAAACTTCAAAATGCTCTGTCTTCGTTGGAACGTTTTCCCGTTGTACTAAGCCATGCTTCACGTTCGTCTGGCGGAAATGGCCGTCTTTCTTCTGGTCTAAGTGCTTTGTCTCAACCATTCAAGCTCCGCCTTTGCCGAGCACATGGAGAAAAATCTCTTCGTGACTACTCATCAAATGTAGTTCTGATTGATCCGCTAGCAAGTTTGGCTGGTGTTGAAGATTTCCTGTGGCCCAGGGTCCAACGAAGTGAGTCTGGTCAGATGCCTTCAGTATCTGCCGTGAACTCTGAATCTGGGACTACACCTGTGGGTACCGGTGTTTCTTCACCATCTGCTTCCACTCCTGCCACTCAAAGGCATTCAACACGCTCCAGAACTTCTGTTAATATTGGCGATTCAAGCAAAAAAGATTCATCAGTTGATAAGAGCTCTAGCTCGTCAAAAGGCAAGGGAAAAGCTGTATTGAAGCCTAACCTAGAGGAGGGAAAGGGACCCCAAACCAGAAATGCTTCCCGCAGAAGGGCAGCCTTGGATAAAGATAATGAAATGAAGCCAGTTGAAGGTGACACTAGCTCTGAG gatgatgagctggatATTTCACCTGTAGAAATTGACGAGGGGCTGGTGATTGAAGATGATGAAATATCAGATgacgacgacgatgatgatgagaatGATGAC GTACTGGGAGATGATACTCTTCCACTTTGTATGGCAGATGAAGTGCACGATGTTAAATTGGGTGAGTCTGCAGAAAGTCCTGTGCCTGCCCCAAGTGATGGGAAGAACAACCCAGCTTGTAGCTCTAGCAGCAGAGGCTCTGCGGAGTTTCGAACAG GTAACAGTCGAGGCCTAAGGGGAGGCAGAGACAGGCGGGGACGTCCCTTATCCGGCTCTAAAGATTCCCAGAGACTAATATTTACTTCTGGTGGAAGGCAGTTGAATAGACACCTGACTATTTATCAGGCAATTCAGCGGCAACTTGTTCTGGATGAGGAAGATGATGACCGACTTGCTGGTAGTGATCTTCTTTCTACTGATGGAAGCAGGCTCTGGACTGATATTTACACTATAACATATCAAAGAGCAGATTGTCAATCTGAGAGGGCTTCACTTGGGGCTGTAGGCTCAGGTACTCCGTCTAAGTCTGCGAAAGCTAATTCAAGTATTTCTGGATCTGACACAGCAGCTCATCATGTATCCCTGCTGGATAGCATTTTGCAAGGGGAACTTCCATGTGATTTAGAACGAAGTAATCCTACCTATAACATATTGGTTCTTTTACGTGTGCTAGAGGGGTTGAATCAGCTTGCACCTCGTCTGCGAGTCCAGCAAGCAATGGGTAAATTCTCTGAGGGAAAAATTCCAAGCCTAGATGGACTTGTTGCTTCTGGAGCTAAAGTACCGCCTGAGGAATTTGTCAATAGCAAGCTTACTCCAAAACTGGCTCGACAAATTCAAGATGCTCTTGCACTTTGTAGTGGGTCTCTTCCATCATGGTGTTACCAGCTTACTAAAGCTTGCCCGTTCTTGTTTCCCTTTGAAACCCGGCGACAGTATTTCTATTCAACTGCTTTTGGATTGTCGCGTGCGCTGTATCGGCTCCAGCAGCAGCAAGGTGCTGACGGTCATGGATCGACAGGTGAGAGGGAGGGCAGGCTTGGGAGGTTACAGCGCCAAAAAGTTCGTGTTTCTAGGAATCGGATATTAGACTCTGCTACTAAAGTAATGGAGATGTATTCCAGCCAAAAAGCAGTTCTTGAAGTTGAATATTTTGGTGAAGTTGGCACAGGGCTTGGGCCAACTCTTGAATTCTATACTCTTCTAAGTCATGAGCTTCAGAAATCTGGATTACTATTGTGGAGGTCAGGTTCTTCACCTGGTGGGCCCGCTATGGACACCGACGGAGATAAAGATGTTATCAATATGCCCCTTGGGTTGTTTCCTCGTCCGTGGGCACCAAATGCTGATACTTCTGATGGTAGCCAGTTTTCTAAAGCTATTGAGTATTATCGATTACTTGGTCGAGTTATGGCTAAGGCTCTCCAAGATGGGAGGCTTCTGGATTTGCCACTGTCAATTGCTTTTTATAAGCTAGTCCTTGGTCAT GAGCTGGATTTGCATGATATAATATCTTTCGATACGGAGCTTGGAAATACGTTGCAAGAGTTACAAGGGCTTGTATTCCGGGAACAATATTTGAATTCCACAGGGGGCTATAACCCAGAAGAACTCCGTTTTCGTGGAGCTTTAATTGAAGATCTTTGTTTAGATTTTTCACTACCAGGCTATCCCGATTATGTTCTGAAACCAGGCAACGATATT GTGGATGCAAGCAGTTTGGAGGATTATATTTCACTTGTGATTGATGCTACTATAGGGACTGGGATAATGCGGCAAATGGAAGCATTTAGATCAGGGTTTAACGAG GTGTTTGACATCTCAACACTGCAAATATTTTCTCCAAATGAGTTGGACTATCTGCTCTGTGGTCGCAGAGAGCTGTGGAAG GCTGAGTCGCTGGCAGATCACATTAAATTCGATCATGGATATACCTCCAAAAGTCCTGCTATTATATAT CTTCTTGAGATTATGGGTGAATTCACCCCGGAACAGCAACGGGCTTTTTGTCAGTTTGTTACTGGTGCTCCGCGGCTTCCACCAGGTGGTCTGGCTGTGTTGAATCCCAAATTGACAATTGTGAGAAAG CATTCTTCCAGCATGAACACCACACAAAACAATGGTTCCGGTGCATCTGAGTCGGCTGATGAAGATTTACCTAGTGTGATGACCTGCGCAAATTATTTGAAGCTTCCTCCATACTCCTCCAAG GATGTTATGTACAAGAAACTACTTTACGCCATCAGTGAAGGACAGGGATCTTTCGATTTGTCGTGA
- the LOC121787539 gene encoding E3 ubiquitin-protein ligase UPL3-like isoform X1, with translation METRSRKRAEASTSAALSGPTTRATKRSRLSATSAANATATTPPVSTRSRTATRSTAMDPNQEPSTASASTTRSRRGKNPTTNQNWENSNTNKDNTNSDKGKEKEPEHRHREAERSLGLNIDSHDGDDDDNDSEGGVGILHQNLTTASSALQGLLRKLGAGLDDLLPSSAMGSASSSHQSGRLKKILSGLRADGEEGKQVEALTQLCDMLSIGTEESLSTFSVDSFVPVLVGLLNHESNPDIMLFAARALTHLVDVLPSSCAAVVHYGAVSCFVARLLTIEYMDLAEQSLQALKKISQEHPTACLRAGALMAVLSYLDFFSTGVQRVALATAANMCKKLPSDASDFVMEAVPLLTNLLQYHDAKVLESASICLTRIAEAFASSPEKLDELCNHGLVTQAATLISSSIAGGGQASLSTSTYTGLIRLLSTCASGSPLGAKSLLLLGISGILKDILSGSGFASSMSVSPALSRPPEQIFEIVNLANELLPPLPQGTISLPVSSSFFMKGSLPKKGHAGSSNKPEDTNGKIQEVSNREKLLNDQPELLQHFGMDLLPVLVQVYGSSVNGPVRHKCLSVIGKLMYFSSVEFIQSLNNDTNISSFLAGVLAWKDPQVLVPALQIAEILMEKLPGTFSKMFVREGVVHAVDTLILTGSSSSSQPSSNDKDNDSISGSSRSRRNRRRGGNSASDANPTDDSKNSIPNSFEIPTANSSLRASVSACAKTFKEKYFPSDPEGSETAATEDLLRLKNLCTKLNLANDDHKTKSKGKSKASAARPSDLSVSKEEHLGESITEMLRELNRDDGVSTFEFIGSGVVASLLNYFTCGYFSKERVSEANLPRLREQAIKRYISFVSVSLPPTLDGGNVVPMGILVQKLQNALSSLERFPVVLSHASRSSGGNGRLSSGLSALSQPFKLRLCRAHGEKSLRDYSSNVVLIDPLASLAGVEDFLWPRVQRSESGQMPSVSAVNSESGTTPVGTGVSSPSASTPATQRHSTRSRTSVNIGDSSKKDSSVDKSSSSSKGKGKAVLKPNLEEGKGPQTRNASRRRAALDKDNEMKPVEGDTSSEDDELDISPVEIDEGLVIEDDEISDDDDDDDENDDVLGDDTLPLCMADEVHDVKLGESAESPVPAPSDGKNNPACSSSSRGSAEFRTGSSYASRGAMSFAAAAMTGLASGNSRGLRGGRDRRGRPLSGSKDSQRLIFTSGGRQLNRHLTIYQAIQRQLVLDEEDDDRLAGSDLLSTDGSRLWTDIYTITYQRADCQSERASLGAVGSGTPSKSAKANSSISGSDTAAHHVSLLDSILQGELPCDLERSNPTYNILVLLRVLEGLNQLAPRLRVQQAMGKFSEGKIPSLDGLVASGAKVPPEEFVNSKLTPKLARQIQDALALCSGSLPSWCYQLTKACPFLFPFETRRQYFYSTAFGLSRALYRLQQQQGADGHGSTGEREGRLGRLQRQKVRVSRNRILDSATKVMEMYSSQKAVLEVEYFGEVGTGLGPTLEFYTLLSHELQKSGLLLWRSGSSPGGPAMDTDGDKDVINMPLGLFPRPWAPNADTSDGSQFSKAIEYYRLLGRVMAKALQDGRLLDLPLSIAFYKLVLGHELDLHDIISFDTELGNTLQELQGLVFREQYLNSTGGYNPEELRFRGALIEDLCLDFSLPGYPDYVLKPGNDIVDASSLEDYISLVIDATIGTGIMRQMEAFRSGFNEVFDISTLQIFSPNELDYLLCGRRELWKAESLADHIKFDHGYTSKSPAIIYLLEIMGEFTPEQQRAFCQFVTGAPRLPPGGLAVLNPKLTIVRKHSSSMNTTQNNGSGASESADEDLPSVMTCANYLKLPPYSSKDVMYKKLLYAISEGQGSFDLS, from the exons ATGGAAACTCGGAGCCGGAAGCGGGCGGAGGCATCCACCTCAGCAGCGTTATCGGGCCCCACTACACGCGCCACCAAACGCTCTCGCCTCTCCGCCACCTCCGCCGCGAACGCCACCGCTACCACCCCTCCGGTCTCGACGCGCTCTCGCACCGCCACTCGATCGACTGCCATGGACCCGAATCAGGAGCCTTCAACCGCCTCCGCGTCCACCACCCGCAGCCGCCGCGGGAAGAACCCTACCACTAATCAGAATTGGGAAAACAGTAATACTAACAAAGACAACACTAATTCGGATAAGGGTAAAGAGAAGGAGCCGGAACACAGGCATAGGGAAGCAGAGAGGAGCTTAGGGCTGAACATTGATTCCCACGATggggatgatgatgataatgacAGTGAGGGAGGAGTTGGAATTCTGCACCAGAATTTGACTACTGCTAGTAGTGCTCTTCAGGGTTTGTTGAGGAAGTTGGGGGCTGGATTAGACGACTTGCTTCCGAGCTCTGCTATGGGTTCGGCTTCGTCCTCTCATCAGAGCGGTCGGCTGAAGAAGATTCTGTCGGGGCTCAGAGCTGATGGCGAGGAAGGTAAGCAAGTAGAGGCGCTGACGCAGCTGTGCGATATGCTTTCAATAGGGACGGAGGAGTCCTTGAGCACTTTCTCGGTGGATTCTTTTGTTCCGGTGCTGGTGGGATTGCTTAACCATGAAAGTAATCCTGATATCATGCTTTTTGCTGCGAGGGCGCTGACTCACTTGGTGGATGTGTTGCCCTCCTCTTGTGCTGCAGTGGTGCATTATGGCGCTGTCTCTTGCTTTGTTGCGAGGCTTCTGACTATCGAATATATGGACTTGGCTGAACAG TCTCTGCAAGCTTTGAAAAAAATATCTCAAGAGCACCCAACTGCTTGCTTGCGGGCTGGTGCACTCATGGCTGTGCTTTCGTATCTCGACTTCTTCTCCACAGGGGTTCAG AGAGTTGCCTTGGCGACTGCTGCAAACATGTGCAAGAAGTTACCTTCTGATGCATCTGATTTTGTAATGGAAGCTGTGCCTTTGTTGACAAATCTCCTGCAGTATCATGATGCCAAG GTTCTAGAATCTGCATCTATTTGTCTGACTCGGATTGCTGAGGCATTTGCTTCATCACCAGAAAAGCTTGATGAACTCTGCAACCATGGTCTTGTTACACAAGCTGCTACACTTATTTCATCTAGCATTGCCGGAGGTGGTCAGGCTTCACTTAGCACTTCTACATACACG GGACTAATTCGGCTTCTTTCAACATGTGCAAGCGGTTCTCCTTTAGGAGCCAAGTCACTCCTCCTCCTTGGTATCAGTGGAATTCTGAAGGACATCTTATCTGGGTCTGGCTTTGCATCAAGCATGTCTGTTTCACCTGCTTTAAGCAGGCCCCCTGAGCAG ATATTTGAAATTGTGAACCTGGCAAATGAGCTTCTCCCGCCACTTCCTCAAGGAACAATATCTCTCCCTGTCAGTAGTAGTTTCTTTATGAAAGGGTCCCTTCCTAAGAAGGGTCATGCAGGAAGCTCTAACAAGCCAGAAGATACGAATGGGAAGATACAAGAGGTGTCAAATCGTGAGAAACTGTTAAATGATCAGCCTGAACTTCTGCAGCATTTTGGAATGGATCTCCTGCCTGTTCTGGTCCAG GTCTATGGTTCCAGTGTCAATGGTCCTGTTCGCCACAAGTGTCTATCAGTTATAGGAAAACTCATGTATTTCAGCTCAGTAGAATTTATCCAGTCATTGAATAATGACACAAACATTTCAAG TTTTTTAGCTGGGGTTTTGGCTTGGAAAGATCCACAAGTTCTGGTGCCCGCCCTTCAAATAGCAGAAATATTGATGGAAAAACTGCCTGGTACATTCTCTAAGATGTTTGTAAGGGAGGGTGTAGTGCATGCCGTGGACACATTGATACTAACAGGATCTAGTAGCAGTTCACAGCCATcttctaatgacaaagataATGATTCCATTTCTGGATCATCACGGTCTAGACGGAATAGACGACGTGGTGGTAATTCTGCTTCTGATGCAAATCCTACTGATGATTCTAAAAATTCTATACCGAATTCGTTTGAAATTCCAACTGCTAATTCAAGCCTGCGGGCATCAGTTAGTGCATGTGCAAAAACTTTTAAAGAGAAATATTTCCCTTCAGACCCAGAGGGTAGTGAAACTGCTGCAACAGAAGATCTACTCCGATTAAAGAATCTTTGCACGAAACTGAACTTGGCAAATGATGATCACAAAACTAAATCGAAGGGAAAATCTAAAGCATCTGCTGCCCGACCTTCTGATTTATCTGTTAGTAAAGAGGAACACCTGGGTGAGAGCATAACTGAGATGCTTCGAGAACTTAACAGAGATGATGGTGTGTCTACTTTTGAGTTTATTGGCAGTGGAGTTGTTGCCTCTTTGCTTAACTACTTCACATGTGGTTATTTCTCTAAGGAGAGGGTTTCTGAGGCAAATCTACCCAGGCTTAGAGAACAAGCAATCAAAAGATATATATCTTTTGTTTCTGTTTCTCTTCCTCCAACTTTAGATGGAGGAAATGTAGTTCCCATGGGCATTTTAGTTCAGAAACTTCAAAATGCTCTGTCTTCGTTGGAACGTTTTCCCGTTGTACTAAGCCATGCTTCACGTTCGTCTGGCGGAAATGGCCGTCTTTCTTCTGGTCTAAGTGCTTTGTCTCAACCATTCAAGCTCCGCCTTTGCCGAGCACATGGAGAAAAATCTCTTCGTGACTACTCATCAAATGTAGTTCTGATTGATCCGCTAGCAAGTTTGGCTGGTGTTGAAGATTTCCTGTGGCCCAGGGTCCAACGAAGTGAGTCTGGTCAGATGCCTTCAGTATCTGCCGTGAACTCTGAATCTGGGACTACACCTGTGGGTACCGGTGTTTCTTCACCATCTGCTTCCACTCCTGCCACTCAAAGGCATTCAACACGCTCCAGAACTTCTGTTAATATTGGCGATTCAAGCAAAAAAGATTCATCAGTTGATAAGAGCTCTAGCTCGTCAAAAGGCAAGGGAAAAGCTGTATTGAAGCCTAACCTAGAGGAGGGAAAGGGACCCCAAACCAGAAATGCTTCCCGCAGAAGGGCAGCCTTGGATAAAGATAATGAAATGAAGCCAGTTGAAGGTGACACTAGCTCTGAG gatgatgagctggatATTTCACCTGTAGAAATTGACGAGGGGCTGGTGATTGAAGATGATGAAATATCAGATgacgacgacgatgatgatgagaatGATGAC GTACTGGGAGATGATACTCTTCCACTTTGTATGGCAGATGAAGTGCACGATGTTAAATTGGGTGAGTCTGCAGAAAGTCCTGTGCCTGCCCCAAGTGATGGGAAGAACAACCCAGCTTGTAGCTCTAGCAGCAGAGGCTCTGCGGAGTTTCGAACAGGTAGTTCATATGCTTCAAGAGGTGCAATGTCGTTTGCAGCTGCTGCAATGACTGGACTTGCATCAGGTAACAGTCGAGGCCTAAGGGGAGGCAGAGACAGGCGGGGACGTCCCTTATCCGGCTCTAAAGATTCCCAGAGACTAATATTTACTTCTGGTGGAAGGCAGTTGAATAGACACCTGACTATTTATCAGGCAATTCAGCGGCAACTTGTTCTGGATGAGGAAGATGATGACCGACTTGCTGGTAGTGATCTTCTTTCTACTGATGGAAGCAGGCTCTGGACTGATATTTACACTATAACATATCAAAGAGCAGATTGTCAATCTGAGAGGGCTTCACTTGGGGCTGTAGGCTCAGGTACTCCGTCTAAGTCTGCGAAAGCTAATTCAAGTATTTCTGGATCTGACACAGCAGCTCATCATGTATCCCTGCTGGATAGCATTTTGCAAGGGGAACTTCCATGTGATTTAGAACGAAGTAATCCTACCTATAACATATTGGTTCTTTTACGTGTGCTAGAGGGGTTGAATCAGCTTGCACCTCGTCTGCGAGTCCAGCAAGCAATGGGTAAATTCTCTGAGGGAAAAATTCCAAGCCTAGATGGACTTGTTGCTTCTGGAGCTAAAGTACCGCCTGAGGAATTTGTCAATAGCAAGCTTACTCCAAAACTGGCTCGACAAATTCAAGATGCTCTTGCACTTTGTAGTGGGTCTCTTCCATCATGGTGTTACCAGCTTACTAAAGCTTGCCCGTTCTTGTTTCCCTTTGAAACCCGGCGACAGTATTTCTATTCAACTGCTTTTGGATTGTCGCGTGCGCTGTATCGGCTCCAGCAGCAGCAAGGTGCTGACGGTCATGGATCGACAGGTGAGAGGGAGGGCAGGCTTGGGAGGTTACAGCGCCAAAAAGTTCGTGTTTCTAGGAATCGGATATTAGACTCTGCTACTAAAGTAATGGAGATGTATTCCAGCCAAAAAGCAGTTCTTGAAGTTGAATATTTTGGTGAAGTTGGCACAGGGCTTGGGCCAACTCTTGAATTCTATACTCTTCTAAGTCATGAGCTTCAGAAATCTGGATTACTATTGTGGAGGTCAGGTTCTTCACCTGGTGGGCCCGCTATGGACACCGACGGAGATAAAGATGTTATCAATATGCCCCTTGGGTTGTTTCCTCGTCCGTGGGCACCAAATGCTGATACTTCTGATGGTAGCCAGTTTTCTAAAGCTATTGAGTATTATCGATTACTTGGTCGAGTTATGGCTAAGGCTCTCCAAGATGGGAGGCTTCTGGATTTGCCACTGTCAATTGCTTTTTATAAGCTAGTCCTTGGTCAT GAGCTGGATTTGCATGATATAATATCTTTCGATACGGAGCTTGGAAATACGTTGCAAGAGTTACAAGGGCTTGTATTCCGGGAACAATATTTGAATTCCACAGGGGGCTATAACCCAGAAGAACTCCGTTTTCGTGGAGCTTTAATTGAAGATCTTTGTTTAGATTTTTCACTACCAGGCTATCCCGATTATGTTCTGAAACCAGGCAACGATATT GTGGATGCAAGCAGTTTGGAGGATTATATTTCACTTGTGATTGATGCTACTATAGGGACTGGGATAATGCGGCAAATGGAAGCATTTAGATCAGGGTTTAACGAG GTGTTTGACATCTCAACACTGCAAATATTTTCTCCAAATGAGTTGGACTATCTGCTCTGTGGTCGCAGAGAGCTGTGGAAG GCTGAGTCGCTGGCAGATCACATTAAATTCGATCATGGATATACCTCCAAAAGTCCTGCTATTATATAT CTTCTTGAGATTATGGGTGAATTCACCCCGGAACAGCAACGGGCTTTTTGTCAGTTTGTTACTGGTGCTCCGCGGCTTCCACCAGGTGGTCTGGCTGTGTTGAATCCCAAATTGACAATTGTGAGAAAG CATTCTTCCAGCATGAACACCACACAAAACAATGGTTCCGGTGCATCTGAGTCGGCTGATGAAGATTTACCTAGTGTGATGACCTGCGCAAATTATTTGAAGCTTCCTCCATACTCCTCCAAG GATGTTATGTACAAGAAACTACTTTACGCCATCAGTGAAGGACAGGGATCTTTCGATTTGTCGTGA